The genome window GGGCACGGCCCTGGGCGGCGAATATGGCGGCGCGGCGATCTACGTTGCGGAACATGCCGACGACGACAAGCGCGGTGCGGCGACCGGCTGGATCCAGGCCTCGGCCTCCTTCGGACTGCTCGCCGCGCTGCTGGTAATCTTCGCCACGCGCACGTTGCTCGGCGAGGAGGCGTTCAACGCGTGGGGCTGGCGGGTGCCGTTCCTGGTGTCGATCCTGCTGCTCGGAATTTCGGTATGGATGCGGGTCAAGCTGAGCGAAAGCCCGGAGTTCGCCAAGCTGAAGGAGGAAGGCGCGACGACCAAGGCACCGCTGCGCGAGAGCTTCGCCACGCGCGACAGTTTGAAGCGAGTGATGATCGCCTTTTTCGGGATCATGTGTGCGCAGGGCGCGGTGTGGTATTTCACCTTCTTCTACATGCAGGTGTTTCTCGAAAAGTCGCTCGGTCTGCCGGGCGCGACCAAGGACATGCTGCTGATTGTCATGACCCTTGTGTCCGCCCCGCTTTACGTCTTCTTCGGCTGGCTGAGCGATCGGGTCGGGCGCAAGCCGGTGATGCTCGGCGGGATGTTGTTGGCGCTGGCGCTGTATTTCCCGGGATCGCATTTGATCGCCGAGGCGACGAATCCGGCCGTGGTCGAAGCGCAGGCGCGGACTCCGGTGGTGGTCGAGACCGACCTCGCGACCTGCTCGAGCCAGTTCGACCCGACCGGCACCGCCAAGTTCACCAGCGCCTGCGACATCGCCAAGTCAACGCTGATCACCCGCGGCGTGACCTATTCCACTCGCGCCTCGTCTGACGGGACAACCCGGGTGGTCGCCGGAGACCGCTCGGTCACCGTGCCCGGCGGCGAGGGCGCGGCGGACCTCAAGGCGCTGAAGGGCGAGGTGGCGACCGCGGTCAACGCCGAGCTCGAGGCGGCGGGCTATCCCAAGTCGGCCGATCCGGCGCGGGTACACTATCCGATGCTCTTTGCGGTGCTGTTCGGTTTCGTCGTCGCGTCGACCGCGCTCTACGGGCCGCAGGCGGCGGCGCTGGTCGAGATGTTCCCCACCCGTATCCGCTACACTGCGATGAGCCTGCCCTACCATGTCGGCACCGGCTGGGTCGGCGGATTCCTGCCGGTCACCAGCTTCGCAATCGTTGCCGCGACCGGCGATATCTATGCGGGGCTGTGGTACGCGGTCGCGTTCACCGCGCTGTCGGCGGTGGTGACGATCCTGTTCCTCAAGGAAACCCGCGGCAAGCCGCTGGCTGAGGTTTAGGCTTCTTCCCCGCGACGAAGTTATCGGCAGGGATTACGCCGCCCAGTGAATATCGATCGGCTGTTCGGTCTCGGCGAGGACCCGACCGATCGGTAGCTTCGAGGAATGGCCCTCGGCGATGGCCTGTTCGAGCAGCGCCTTCTTGTCTTCGCCGGTGATGGTGATGAGCACGGTCCGGGCCGAGAGGATCGCCGAACGGGTGAGCGTGATGCGCGGGACCGGCGCTTCGGCCGGGAGCGGATCGGGCATGACGCCAACCGCGTGGCGGCCGTTGGGGGCGTTCAGCGCGTCCTCGAGATCGGGACCGGGGAAGATCGAGGCGACGTGACCGTCGCCGCCGACCCCGAGCCAAGCCAGATCGAGCGGGAATTTGAGCTCGGCCAGCTTGGCGTTGGCACTGTTGCCGGCGAGCTTGTAGTCGGCGATGTCGCTGCCGATCGGAAATACCCGCGCGCCGGCCGGAAGGAACGCCTTGGCGATGGCGCGAATGTTGCTCAGCTCGTCGGTCATCGGCACCAGCCGCTCGTCGGTGGGGATGATGGTGACCTTCTTCCAATCACGCTTGCCGGCGGCGAGAGCCGCGTAGATCGGCAGCGGGGTCTTGCCCCCGGGGACTGCGATCAGCGCTTCGCCGCGCGCGTCGAGCGCGCTGTCGATGATGAAGCCGATGTCGCCGGCGACCGCCGCGGCCATCTCCTCGAGGTCGTCATAGTCCCACCATTCGGCTTCGATCATGGTCTGTCCCGGCAAGGTCTGATTAGCGGGGGGCCTCTTGCCGATAGCCGAACCAATCCGCAACCCGCTGTCCGCGCCGGTTGACCGCCGGCGTGAAGCGCACACGCTGGCGGACGATCGCGCAGACTTCTGCATCGAGGCCGGGATACCCCGTACCGCGCATGACATCGCACTCGATCACCACGCCGTTTTCGTCAACACGAAGGCGAGTGAAGATATCCGCGCCGCGCGGCCACGAGGCGAGCAATTGACGGGGGAAATCGCGCCCGCGTAATGGTGGAGTGGCCAGACGAGCGCGGACGGCGGCGATGCCGTCTTCGCCGCCGCCCCCTGGGCCACTGCCCGAGCCCCCAGCCCCGGTGCCGGTCCCAACGCCGCCCGCGCCGGTTCCCGGTCCGGGCACTGGCGCAGCGCCTTGGGTGGTCTGCGTGCCTTCCTTTGGCGTCGGCGAGACCGGCAGGGGGTTGGGCGTCGGAAGGACGATCTTCGGCTTGAGGTCGACCACCGGCGTAGCCTTGCTCTCGATATTGGGCGGCGATGCCTCCCCTTCCTCGCGCGCGGCGGGCTTGACCTCGACGACCTGCTGCTCGGGCGGGTCGGCGATGTCGATCAGCTGGGTGAGATCCTGTCGGCTGACGATGTCGACCGCGCCGCTCAGATTCAGCAGAGCAAGGATCAGCCCGGCGTGCAGCGCGCCGACCAGCGCCAGGCTGGCGAACCGGTCGCGCGGCTTGAGCGAAGGTCGATACATCAGCGTAGCGAACGCGTCGGGCCGCGCGCGGTTGCGGCAGGAACCCGCATTCGGTTCGGCCCGCGCCCAAGTCGGACTGGCCCGACGTGGGTCACGGACACAATGCGATTCATTGACTCGGGTTAACTTTGGGTAAACAATCGGTTTTGGTCCAACGAGGGGGAACTCAATGACCACCGCAACTGCCAACAATCGCAAGTTTCTTGCCACCGGCGCGATCGTCGTGCTGGTCGCCGCCGGCGCCTATGGCATCGGCCGGGTCTATCCGCCGCTTGGTCCGAGCGAAGGAACGATCACCGCCGCCGACCGCCACGTCGACTCGCAGGTCGGCGCCGGCGACGTCACGCTTGGCGATACCTCGGTTCCGCAGCTGATGCAGACCGACGCATTCGAGGTGATGACCAAGGATCCCAACTTCCGGGCGATGGCCAGCGACGCGAATTTCGCCGCCCTGGCGCGCAATCCGCAGGCGATGGCGGCGATGGCCGCCGATCCGCAGGCGTTCGCCGCTCTGGCGCGCGATCCCCAGGCGTTCGCGGCGATGGCCCGCAATGCCGAGGCGGTCGCCGCGTCCGGACGGATGGTCGCCGGCCGCAATGCCGAAGCGTTCGCGGCGATGGCGCGTCACGCCAATGCGTTCAGCGCGCTCGCCCGCCATCCACAGGCGTTCGAGGCGATGGCTCGCGATGCGCAAGCGTTTCGTGCTTACGCCAAGGACGCCAACGCCTTTTCGGCTGCGGCGCGCAACCCGGCCGGCGTAGCGGCGATGGCGCGCAACGCCCAGGCCTTCCAGGCGCTCGCCAAGGATTCGGCGGCGATGGATGCGCTAGCCCGCGATGCCCAGGCGTTCGACGCCATGGCGCGCAATGCCGACGCCTTCTCGGCGCTGGCCCGCAACGCCGATGCGTTGAGCGCCGCGGCCCGTTCTGCCCAGGCCTTCCAGGCGGCAGGTCGCAGCGCCAATGCGTTCGACGCCCAGGCGGCCGCAGCGATGGCCCGCAACGCTGATGCGTTCAACGCCCTTGCGCTCCAGCCGCAGGCCTTCGCGGCGGCGGCTCGTCATGCCAACGCCTTCGCGGCGCTCGCCCGTCACCCGCAGGCGCTGGCGGCAATGGCCCGCGATGCACAGGCATTCCGCGCCTATGCCAAGGATGCCAATGCCTTCGCGGCGGCGGCGCGCAACCCGGCCGGCGTAGCGGCGATGGCGCGTAACGCCCAGGCGTTCCAGGCCCTGGCCAGAGACGCCGCGGCGATGGATGCCCTGGCCCGCGACGCAAGCGCGTTCGACGCGATGGCGCGCAATGCCGACGCGTTCAAGGCGATGGCGTCCA of Sphingomonas mesophila contains these proteins:
- a CDS encoding MFS transporter, with amino-acid sequence MSEAAQKPWSMTRVVTASSAGTAFEWYDFFIFGSLTPVIAKVFLAGLDPTGALVAALALFAVGFAFRPLGAIIFGAMGDRVGRKATFLATVSLMGGATFAIGLLPTYEQVGMLAPILLVFLRICQGTALGGEYGGAAIYVAEHADDDKRGAATGWIQASASFGLLAALLVIFATRTLLGEEAFNAWGWRVPFLVSILLLGISVWMRVKLSESPEFAKLKEEGATTKAPLRESFATRDSLKRVMIAFFGIMCAQGAVWYFTFFYMQVFLEKSLGLPGATKDMLLIVMTLVSAPLYVFFGWLSDRVGRKPVMLGGMLLALALYFPGSHLIAEATNPAVVEAQARTPVVVETDLATCSSQFDPTGTAKFTSACDIAKSTLITRGVTYSTRASSDGTTRVVAGDRSVTVPGGEGAADLKALKGEVATAVNAELEAAGYPKSADPARVHYPMLFAVLFGFVVASTALYGPQAAALVEMFPTRIRYTAMSLPYHVGTGWVGGFLPVTSFAIVAATGDIYAGLWYAVAFTALSAVVTILFLKETRGKPLAEV
- a CDS encoding energy transducer TonB; translation: MYRPSLKPRDRFASLALVGALHAGLILALLNLSGAVDIVSRQDLTQLIDIADPPEQQVVEVKPAAREEGEASPPNIESKATPVVDLKPKIVLPTPNPLPVSPTPKEGTQTTQGAAPVPGPGTGAGGVGTGTGAGGSGSGPGGGGEDGIAAVRARLATPPLRGRDFPRQLLASWPRGADIFTRLRVDENGVVIECDVMRGTGYPGLDAEVCAIVRQRVRFTPAVNRRGQRVADWFGYRQEAPR
- the pgl gene encoding 6-phosphogluconolactonase, which encodes MIEAEWWDYDDLEEMAAAVAGDIGFIIDSALDARGEALIAVPGGKTPLPIYAALAAGKRDWKKVTIIPTDERLVPMTDELSNIRAIAKAFLPAGARVFPIGSDIADYKLAGNSANAKLAELKFPLDLAWLGVGGDGHVASIFPGPDLEDALNAPNGRHAVGVMPDPLPAEAPVPRITLTRSAILSARTVLITITGEDKKALLEQAIAEGHSSKLPIGRVLAETEQPIDIHWAA